The Gossypium hirsutum isolate 1008001.06 chromosome D07, Gossypium_hirsutum_v2.1, whole genome shotgun sequence genome includes the window GGTCTGAACCACCACAACAGCCAGAGAAATGAAGAGGGCAATCGAATCAAAGATGAAGAAGATTATAAAAGCAGGCTTTGGAGCTATATTTGCTTCTCCAAGGGAGTCGCCGGGCGGAATGTCATTCGGGTCATCGACATATTGGCCAGGGACAGTGAAGATGGCTGCAAAAGCAACGGTAGCGATTAGGACAGCAACCACAGTGGTGGAGTTTATTGCATTGTTAAGACCTTCAGAATGCATTTTGTTGATTCTTTTGGCTATGCCTTGCACTTGTTTTCGGGTTTGGAGGGTGTGTTCTAGTTGATAGTGCACTTCATGCTTTATATCACTCACAGTTTGTTTTAACTCTCGAGCTGGGTTCGTTGCTGCCGGCTTGATGGCTCGAGCACTTTGAACCCCATGCTGTTGCAGCATGGATGCAATCTCCAGGTGGCCGGTTTTCTCAGCAATGTCGAAAGCGGTTTCGCCACATCTGTTAACAGCTTTAATGTCGGTTTCTTTATATCCAAGTAGCAATTTAACAATCTGCACAAAAGAAAAAGATTCCATTAGCTTACTTGATATTGccttcttcctttcccaaatgaAATATCTTCTTAAATGGATAccaaattaaggttaaaattcaTTAGGTAATAATTAaacctttttttgtttttcttttaggGAAGATTGTGAACTTATTGCATCTATAGTTGTCAAGATTATGCAGCATTTATTGAAACATGTAGTTTGACCTTTCGAAATATAATAACCCATTAGTCCAATTAAATATTTTGGCAGATTGTGAGAGACTTCAGGCCTTTGTTAAGAAGTCAACCAGCAGGGTCAGAAATCAATAATGAGAAGCATTTGCTCTTGAAAGTAATCATAAAATTAATTCAGTATTATTATTCTCAATCACACCGGATAAACCATCTAATTGGCAGccattgaatttaattattctttaacatAATAATACCCTGTTTATGAACAAGGGATTGACCTGGTTCAATTTGCAGACAAACATGAATGGCTAAACTGATTGATAAACTCAAAATAAGAGTGATTTACCTGAGCTCTTCCCTTCCTGGTGGCTATATGCAAGCTTGTGTTACCCTTGGTATCAACCATGTTTATCATCAATGAAGGATTCACCCTTATCAATTCCTCCACCACAGCAAGACTCTGCCCCTTCACCGCCATGTGAAGCGCAGTTTGCCCTTTCTTATCAATCCTAGGAGCAATCCCAGGTTCACAAGCCAAAAGTGCCTTCACAACATCCAAATGACCATTCCTTGCTGCAGAATGTAAAGGCGTTTTACCATTACTCCTTGCTATTATAGCCAAGCTACTCCCTACCTCCAACAAGAACTTCACATTCTCAATATGGCCTTGAGTCGCCGCCGTGTGAAGAGCCGTGGTGTTCGATAAATCGACAGTCATAGCCAGTTCCGGATGGGCTGCTAGTAGCACTTTCAATATATCTGCAACAAGGGTCACTCTTGAAAACCTCATCTTCACCTCCAAAAAACCAAAAACAGACAATTCAGGTGTTGGAAACATACCTAAATCTCCTTGTTTAGCAGCAATGTGGAGTGCATCAAACCCATTTCTCGCTTTGATCCCAGCATTAACAAGATCGTAATAGTTAATCATCTCTTTAACCAAATCCACATAACCGTATTCGGCCGCAACATAAAGCGCAGTTTCGCCGGACTGGTTCTGTTTAGCTAACTGCTCCTTCAATGCATCCTCCTCAATACCTGTAAGGATTTCTTTCACCGCTGCAAGATTCCCAGCTCTTGCCGCTGAATGTAGAGGTGTATCATCGCGTTTTCCCGTTAACTGTTTGGTCATTTTTTTCCTACGAGCCGGAACACTTGGCTGCTCAGTTGTTGGTCTCTCCAtgtcaatcaaaatcaaaattttctccTTTGCTCAACTTTAACTTCTGTTATGAATTGAAAAACCTTCTTTTCTTCATCTTCCAGCAAAAACCCAGATcaaaatttgcattttttttcatataaaccAGCTAATAAAATGAGATTCTAAAGAATCCTTGATCTCAATGATCCCAACACTTGCATCCCAAAGTATATGCCTGTTTACAACAGAAATCCATTTTCAGCTTTCTTAAAACACCAACCAACATTTCATTCGTGAATATTTATAAGAAAACAACTTAAAAGTCTTAAACCCAGAAACCGAAAACAAGAAAACCCATAAAGTTGAATTATttaggaagaagaaaatgaagaaacacaaaagaatgatataataataattacctgagtttgaaaaaaaaaacagagactTACTTTTGCTCTAATCCATCAAAAACCAGACTACCAGAGCACATGTATAAGTATCAACCTGTTTTTGATTGAACTTCTCTGTTACTAATCAGaataccaaaaaaagaaaagaaaaaaattgcttTGACCCCCCTTTGTttatgaagaagaaagattgtTAAGTTTAAGCTTTAGAAGGTAAAAACATAAAAAGCACATGTATTCACAACTTCAAGCGAATCTAAAACCAGACCCATCCCACATACTATAAACTAAAACATAAAGAGAGACTTTTGTAAAGGTTGTCATCATTACAACGTTTAGGGGAaacttttcttattttgtttctttgggttaataataataacagcaaGAGCTCGTAGGAATGTCATTTGtagttttctaaaaaaaacactattaaatattatatttaaatattaaacctAAATTTAGTATTAATCTCACTTACTAGTCTCAAGAGTTTCTAGGAATCTTTTTTCCCATTTTTGTGAACTTCTCTATAATatgtaaaactaaaatttatgacTTTCGACCCAAAGTAAAGAAGTAAAATTTATGACTCTACATCTTCTTTTATAAGGTTCCAAATTTTCTAGCGTTGAAAAactgattcaaaatatttgtttgttGTAATATTTACTtagtatgttttattttttttatttgtttatattaattgAGATGTGATTTAgtggtaaatatatatttttttatttttatatggtttGTTGCGTTGTACAACCTATATGAAGGGTTGATTTCAGATGAATAAATGCATCTGCCTTTCAAGAGTATTTCAGTATATTTGTGCCCATCGCCTATTTATTTAAATTCCTCTTAAAAATTTTGTCTCACTTCATCTGTAATTTTAAACACTGTTTTTGAGTTTTTGTGATACTTTGAGTTATCTTCTCCAACATTTGTGGTATGTTGTTCTTGGGTGCATATCTCATAGTGACAAACAACAATGTTATGAGTGTTACTCAACCAGCGATTCTCGTCTTCCATGGCAAAAGTTATGAATTTTGGATCATCAAGATGACACTTTTTAGGTCTCAACATTTATGGGACTTAGTTGAGAGTGGATATTCCAACGATGATGAAAAGGCCAAATTGAAGAAAAACCAAACACAAGACTCCAAAGCATTATTCTTTATTCAATGTGCTGTTATGagtcaattttttcaaaaattgcaaCATCAATTACTGTAAAAGAAGCTTGGACAACATTACAAATGGCATGCCAAGACTCTTCGAAAGTAATCAAAATGAAACTTTAGTTTTTTCATCGTGACTTTAAGACATTGAAAATGAAAACTAGGGAATCAACGCAAGACTATCTTTCAAGAGCAACCGCAGTCATCAACCAAATGAGATCCTAtggagaaaataatttaaatcaaaCAATTATTAGAAAAGTATTGAGGAGTTTGACTCCAAGGTTTGATCATGTTGTTGTAGTCATTGAAGAGTCAAAAGATATGGCTTCTTACTCCTACGTTGAACTCATAGGATCCTTACAATCTTATGAGGCAATACTGAATCAACCAAATGAGAAGAGTGACACAAAAGGCCTTTCAAGTGATAGGGAGTCTTTTGAGCAACAAAGAAAGACGACATATAGATGAGGTTATCATGGTAGGTGAAATTACCAGGGCAGAGGTAGTTGAGGCAAAGGAAATGATACTAGATATTATGAACAAAGGCTGATGAATGAGAAATAGAAAGTCTACAAGAACAATGTTCAATGTTACTATTACAAGAAGTATTGGCATGTGAAGGTAGATTGTTGGAAAATAGAAAGGCAAGAAAATATGCAAAAGATGATGAAAAGATTAAGTTATTTAACCGTCAAGATGACACTATAGCTTCAACTAACATTTGATTTCTAAAAAACGACTATTCAAATCATATGACCAGGATAATGTCTTTGTTCAAAGAGCTAGATGAGTCATACAAGGTGAAGGTGAGACTTGGTGATAACAAGTAAATGCAAGTTGAGGGCAAAGGCACAGTTGCAATAAACAATGGTTACAATAACATACAACTATTTTATAATGTCTATTTTATTCCTACTTTATCCCAAAATTTGTTAAGTATTGGGGATGTGCCATCCCACCCGGCGAAGCCCTAGTGTTGAGATACTGTTTATAGAGGTAAAGCATATAGAGTAAGTTTTGAGTAGGTAGATATTAAATTTGACTAAGTATATGAGTCTATGGTTGCACCTTCGGGTGAAGTCTGCATTAGGTGAGCTAAGTGGTTTAGCAGACTCTTATGAAGAGTATACATCACCCGAGTTGTTTAGACGAAACATTAAGCCCTTAGTTTTAAGACCTTAATTTGAATAGAACtttatgctttattattattttattatcctgATTGAACAATCTGATTAGACGAATGAGAATTTAGTTAGTATAGGACTAAATTTCTGTAACCTGTCAAACCCGCATTTATGAAGAGAAAGAAGTGC containing:
- the LOC107954087 gene encoding ankyrin repeat-containing protein At5g02620, with translation MERPTTEQPSVPARRKKMTKQLTGKRDDTPLHSAARAGNLAAVKEILTGIEEDALKEQLAKQNQSGETALYVAAEYGYVDLVKEMINYYDLVNAGIKARNGFDALHIAAKQGDLDILKVLLAAHPELAMTVDLSNTTALHTAATQGHIENVKFLLEVGSSLAIIARSNGKTPLHSAARNGHLDVVKALLACEPGIAPRIDKKGQTALHMAVKGQSLAVVEELIRVNPSLMINMVDTKGNTSLHIATRKGRAQIVKLLLGYKETDIKAVNRCGETAFDIAEKTGHLEIASMLQQHGVQSARAIKPAATNPARELKQTVSDIKHEVHYQLEHTLQTRKQVQGIAKRINKMHSEGLNNAINSTTVVAVLIATVAFAAIFTVPGQYVDDPNDIPPGDSLGEANIAPKPAFIIFFIFDSIALFISLAVVVVQTSVVVIDSKGKKQMMAIINKLMWLACVLVSVAFLALSFIVVGKDEKWLAIGVTIIGTSIMATTLGTMCYWVIRHRIEASNMRSIRRSSQASRSRSWTMSVMSDSEILNNEFKKMYAI